From one Gossypium hirsutum isolate 1008001.06 chromosome D08, Gossypium_hirsutum_v2.1, whole genome shotgun sequence genomic stretch:
- the LOC107913622 gene encoding uncharacterized protein isoform X1: MSHKALDTRHSVDACAFQLHSWRPFHLQQALDSSDPQLTPPKLSSSNGFHPKRPCLSDRTTSFSIDLSKLTLLDDDNNNNPISANPKRSSFRLFARKRRRRGSRSVSGRSSDRSGTRRCCSVGASAAYGTCSDFPVAIGTDSSGELFGNGGDSYWVSDVSEARNIRRERGDGGSGEKETLCGQFGVFDAQGNESGYGSEPGYRGDGEFGYGDEVDEEEDDNRLLLWGDHFGADAHSKMEIVGENTFSDQKAHHRCRRKKHDYRMVDSLR; this comes from the exons ATGTCGCACAAGGCTCTAGACACCCGCCATTCAGTAGACGCTTGCGCCTTCCAGCTCCATTCATGGAGACCTTTCCACCTCCAGCAAGCTCTAGACTCCTCCGATCCCCAACTTACTCCTCCTAAGCTTTCCTCCTCCAATGGCTTCCATCCCAAGCGTCCTTGCCTCTCCGATCGTACCACTTCTTTTTCTATTGATCTCTCCAAGCTAACCCTCCTCGACGATGATAACAACAACAACCCTATATCTGCCAATCCCAAGAGGAGTAGCTTCAGGCTGTTTGCCAGAAAACGCCGCCGCCGTGGGTCGAGGTCGGTTTCGGGTCGGAGCTCCGATCGAAGCGGGACTCGAAGGTGCTGTTCTGTGGGGGCTTCGGCAGCCTATGGTACGTGCTCGGATTTTCCGGTGGCGATCGGGACGGACTCGAGTGGGGAACTGTTTGGCAATGGTGGGGATTCGTATTGGGTCTCGGATGTGAGCGAGGCCCGTAATATCAGGAGGGAAAGAGGGGATGGTGGGAGTGGAGAGAAGGAGACTTTATGCGGGcaatttggggtttttgatgctCAAGGGAATGAATCTGGGTATGGGAGTGAGCCTGGGTATCGTGGGGATGGAGAGTTTGGATATGGGGATGAGGTTGATGAAGAAGAAGACGACAATCGGTTGTTGCTTTGGGGGGATCACTTTGGAG CAGATGCACATTCAAAAATGGAGATTGTTGGGGAGAACACATTCTCTGATCAGAAAGCTCACCATAGATGCCGTCGCAAAAAACATGATTATAGAATGGTTGATTCCCTGAGGTAA
- the LOC107913641 gene encoding mitochondrial zinc maintenance protein 1, mitochondrial, producing MVRGEALSAYRALLRATRKSFAGDTLMLNASAVEVRQKFEANRHVTSEPEIQKFLEEAREASHFISTMIVQAKLNERGGYEVKPSKEHAGATLEIPSEEIIRKSASQSKQ from the exons ATGGTAAGAGGAGAAGCACTAAGCGCGTATAGGGCTCTTCTAAGAGCCACCCGCAAATCATTTGCCGGCGACACCTTGATGTTGAACGCCTCTGCCGTTGAGGTGCGTCAGAAATTCGAAGCCAATCGTCATGTCACCTCGGAGCCTGAGATCCAGAAATTCCTCGAGGAAGCACGTGAGGCCTCCCATTTCATTTCCACCATGATCGTTCAAGCCAAGCTCAACGAACGCGGCGGCTACG AGGTGAAGCCAAGTAAGGAGCATGCAGGAGCTACATTGGAGATTCCTTCCGAAGAGATCATCAGAAAATCTGCATCACAGTCTAAACAATGA
- the LOC107913622 gene encoding uncharacterized protein isoform X2 translates to MSHKALDTRHSVDACAFQLHSWRPFHLQQALDSSDPQLTPPKLSSSNGFHPKRPCLSDRTTSFSIDLSKLTLLDDDNNNNPISANPKRSSFRLFARKRRRRGSRSVSGRSSDRSGTRRCCSVGASAAYGTCSDFPVAIGTDSSGELFGNGGDSYWVSDVSEARNIRRERGDGGSGEKETLCGQFGVFDAQGNESGYGSEPGYRGDGEFGYGDEVDEEEDDNRLLLWGDHFGDAHSKMEIVGENTFSDQKAHHRCRRKKHDYRMVDSLR, encoded by the exons ATGTCGCACAAGGCTCTAGACACCCGCCATTCAGTAGACGCTTGCGCCTTCCAGCTCCATTCATGGAGACCTTTCCACCTCCAGCAAGCTCTAGACTCCTCCGATCCCCAACTTACTCCTCCTAAGCTTTCCTCCTCCAATGGCTTCCATCCCAAGCGTCCTTGCCTCTCCGATCGTACCACTTCTTTTTCTATTGATCTCTCCAAGCTAACCCTCCTCGACGATGATAACAACAACAACCCTATATCTGCCAATCCCAAGAGGAGTAGCTTCAGGCTGTTTGCCAGAAAACGCCGCCGCCGTGGGTCGAGGTCGGTTTCGGGTCGGAGCTCCGATCGAAGCGGGACTCGAAGGTGCTGTTCTGTGGGGGCTTCGGCAGCCTATGGTACGTGCTCGGATTTTCCGGTGGCGATCGGGACGGACTCGAGTGGGGAACTGTTTGGCAATGGTGGGGATTCGTATTGGGTCTCGGATGTGAGCGAGGCCCGTAATATCAGGAGGGAAAGAGGGGATGGTGGGAGTGGAGAGAAGGAGACTTTATGCGGGcaatttggggtttttgatgctCAAGGGAATGAATCTGGGTATGGGAGTGAGCCTGGGTATCGTGGGGATGGAGAGTTTGGATATGGGGATGAGGTTGATGAAGAAGAAGACGACAATCGGTTGTTGCTTTGGGGGGATCACTTTGGAG ATGCACATTCAAAAATGGAGATTGTTGGGGAGAACACATTCTCTGATCAGAAAGCTCACCATAGATGCCGTCGCAAAAAACATGATTATAGAATGGTTGATTCCCTGAGGTAA